Genomic DNA from Brassica rapa cultivar Chiifu-401-42 chromosome A04, CAAS_Brap_v3.01, whole genome shotgun sequence:
GAACTCCAAACGGCAGGTCTTGAAGCAGGTTCTGCAAGTTACCATTCTCCATGTACTCGTAGATAGCAATCCTCTGATCACCAGCTATGCAGTATCCAGTTAACGGAACAAGATTCGGATGCTTGATTCTCCCAAGAAACTCCAGCTCTCTAGCTGCTTCTTGGTCACTAAGAGTTGAGCCGTGGACCAAAACTTTAACAGCTACATGGATCCCACCAGGGAGGAAGCCTCTGTAGACCGGACCGAACTTACCTTCTGCTAAAAGAGTGTCTCTGTCGAAATGGGAAGTTGCAGACAAGAGATCAGAGAAGGTGATGTTCAGCAACGGCTTCTCAAAGATAACCACAGGAACCGCGTTTGCCTGCTTGACATCAGCCACCCATGTAGTGGAATCTGTCTGGAAAGAAAATGGACCTGAGATGCTTTGTTCTTCCTTAACCGAGACATCTTTGGCTTCACTGGTTTTAACTTTCCTTTTATGGCCAAACGCAACAAAAACCAAAGCTGCTATGAGTAAGAACATAGCGGAGAGCGTCACCGCCAAAGCCACCTTGAGTACTCCAGTGGCTGAGCGTCTCCTCTTGAAGAGAGCCGGGTCTGCAGCGATAGGGCAGCTGCTTGTAGAGCCATAGAAGGATCTGGTAAGAGTCTCAGGTGAGAATTTTTCAGTGCAAAACGTTAAGTTGTTGTAAGAGAAGTTGAAACTCTCCATCCACTGGAGCTTCTCAATGATAGGCATTGGTATCTCTCCAGTCAAATTGTTCCTGGAAACATCGATAGCCGCGAGGTTCTTGATGCTCAACATAGGGATGTTTCCTGATAGATGGTTTCCAGAAACATCAAGTGTGTTCAAGTCACTCAGCTCTGAGATCTCTCTTGGTATGTGACCAGAGAGATTTGTGTTAGACAAGTTAAGATACTCTAAACCATAGATCATCTCAATCCTAGGAAACACCCCTCTGTTGAATCTATTCCAAGCTAGATTTAAGTGCTTAAGCTTCTTTAGTAGTGTGAGATTCTTGAAGATATCTCCACTGAGCTCATTCTCAGACAAGTCAAGATAAACCAAACTAGTCCAGTTGGAATCTACCTGAGAGATATGACCTTGAAGCCGGTTCTTGCTGAGATCAGCCACCTCAAGAGTCTCCTTGAACAAACCTATGGCTGAACCTTCAAACTGGTTCCCTGAAATGTTGAGGAAATTGATGGACTTCATGTCCTCAAAATCTCTGTCCCTTCCCTGGATCTTGTTTCCTGCTATGTTCAAAGTCTTGAGCTTTGGAAATGCAGAGGCAAACCCATCAGGGAGAGACCCTTCAAGCTGGTTAGAGGAGAGATCAATGGAAACAAGAGATTGGCAGCCAAGAAGTCCTCTTGGGATAGACATCTGAAACCCATTGTGATCAAACTTCAAGACTCTTAAGCTGACAAGAGAGTCCACAGCCTCAGGGATTTGACCTGAGAAGTTGTTGTGAGAGAGGTCAAGGGACTCAAGCTGCCCAAAGTTGCCAACATTGCTGGGGAAAGACCCAGAGATCTGGTTGAAGGAGAGGTTGAGGCTCTTCAAAGTGGTCAAACTCCAGAAATCAGATGGTAAAGCAGAGATTTTGTTGTTGCTGAGATCCAAAGACTGAAGCTTGCTGAGTTTGCCAAGGGTTGTGTCAGGGATTGGACCAGATAAACCCATCCCAGTGGCAATTAACACAGTCACATGCTCATTCTTGGAATCACAGAACAAGCCTTGCCATGAACAGAAGGGAGCAGAGAAGTTGTAAGCTTGAGCAGAGGTTAAACTCATTTGTTTGATGAACTCAGAGACAAAGAAACCATCTGTGTTCGGTTCTTGGCAATAGACTTGCTTCAAGAACAGAGAAAGAATCAATGCATAGCCCCAGAAACCAAAACCCATTTGATAAAAATCTCTCTTTCTCCCAAGAAAAGTTTATAGAAAGCAGAATCTCACTAAAGCTACTTTAAAGTCTTTCATGCAAAAAACCCAGAAAGCTCAAGCAGTTGGAGACAAGATGAGGAGAGAGATATAGGGATAGAAAAAAGAGTTTACTTCACTATGTGGTGCTTCTCAAGTACACGAGAAACCAAAAGGACATAAAATCAAGAAAAAGGAGCATTTTTGTCAGTGCCTAACATCATGGATATATGTAAACTTTGAGtagattaatataatattaagcTTCCTCTGAGTGTGACATGAcaatctattttaatagagaactagattttgacccgcgctttcaaagcgcgggttttttttttttcagttgacaaatatttagtaaatgtcacattttcatatatttgtgttttattttataaaagacttaaaaatttatctttatttatcgtatttcattttaaatgactatttatgttaaaaaaattaaactttattttttttatgaattaagttggtataactctgataaattaattttattatggggttaatattttaattaaaaaattatatacttttaataaagatttatacttttcaataaaaaaattcaattatttttatgaatgcttaaattatattaagaaaagaaaaataataattaagaatagttgaaaaaaattatttgaacttggactcaatggcccaaaggaaaaaaaaaatgaaaattgaatctgattttttaataggcccaaatggcccaagagagatttgatttggactggatccaaaaataatgatccaatatagatttgttattaatattacttaattgcccttaatgaaacatgcaatgttagtgaaggaaacatgcccctaaggtaattatgacaataggatcctgctttaatagtatagattctaAATACCActgagagggagagagagaagtgTGGACACAGTTAGGAGCAGAAAGGGGGGGAGAAGCTTTTTCATAAATGAGAGAATTCATTCACTCGGATTTCAGAAACAGTATCATTGGTTTCTTTTTCTAGTTGAAAGTCATTGATTCTTCTCACCGCAAACCCGTTTTTGTCAATCTTTTAGGTGAATCCAtttcaactgttttttttttctttccttttttcttttcctcTGGCTAGAaagtttaattttcttttcactAATTCTGACGTTTTGGCACTAATCTTTGAAAGTATTGTGAAAAACATCTCTAGACACCATTGAGATACCTGCACTTTGttgaaaatatttcaatttatttagtttctaaaatttcatttaattaGAAAATTGCAAATGATGCTGATAAATAAACTAGATTCGGATCCGCGCATTTACGCAGATTTTTTAATGTAAcagttttaaattaattaatatttatatgtacAACTATTTCATGTGGTGTTAAAGTTTGGAGTTATGAATGGATTAGATATGTTGGAATATGTATCTTTATCTACGAATCTAGTACTCCATTATGAAAACTAATTATGTTGAGATTTTTTAAGTAATgtgatataaatttaatatgtatTAGATtgatttaagatattatatatataaatatatattacgaAAATATATGTTCATATTGGTCTCATGTTATTTTAGGCTTTGATATTTTATAGTTGAAATGATCAATCTTTTTAACACTAAATGTTGCTTTCATAGTATATTTCTCCTTAAATAGATTAGATagtttttttattgaaattgttgTTGTAAACATATTTTTGTTGATAAATAATCATATAACCTTTCAGCCAAACATGTTCAATTTATGACCATTTTTGCAAAAGCGTGAGAAAAGATTtccagcttcttttttttttacttggatATTTCAAACTTATTAATACGACTAAAAGTGGATAACATGCAATTATTACAGTTAGGTTCATCTATCAATGTTTATATACCAAAAGAAAACACTTTCTTATTTAGATAAAAGttctttattcttcttttttctcaAAAGATCTCCTTTAGCACTTATTGTAAAATCTATCTCCATTGATGGTTAAACATGTCATGCCATTAAAGGTGTGTACAAAGTATGTTCTCCTTACCTTTTTAGATTGTCGgttgttaattttcttttacGTCTTTCTTAGCAAGCTGCGACTTTCTTACCTATAGGAATAATGATAAGTATTTCTCACAAATGAAATGGATTCACATGGAAATGTCACAAATGTAATAGATTCGCATTGATATGAGATTTTGCAGTGGACATAATTCAAATGTGATAAAATttacttaaaatttttaaacagtGGCATTAGACATGGCGGACAGGAGAAATGTGATGTGAGTCTGCTCCATGAATCCTATCTTTCCTCGCTGTCCACACGCAGTTCGTCTGCCACTCCCGCCATGTCCATCTTTTCTCGGTGAAGCTCTCTCCTTTCGATCATCTCGACAACTCGGTCCGTCGTGTTGGGTGAGAGTTGTAGCTGTAGCGATGGCGATTGCATCTCCTGATCATCTCTTCTACCTGATTTAGAGATCACTCATGAGTGTTGCATTGCTGCATGCGTACGCTTACGGTAAGAATTTATAGTCGCTTCTTGCCATCTAACTGGTGGAATGCTCATTTCTGTATGTGTTTGGCTTGTGATATATGTTCACGGAGACTCTGAATGTGGCGTGGAGGCGTAAGTTATGTTCCCTCTAAAATCAAGTCTCTTTGACTTCAGTTCTTGCTAGCTCATCTTGTTGTCCATGAGTTTGAGTAGCATGCTTAGCAGTTCATGCAAGGAGTCTCTTTGTTTTATTGTGTTCACGGCTCTTAGAGCATCAAAAGGAAGTAGCAAGGCCTCGAAGTGGTGATACTGCACCCTTTCATTTAGCTGACTTTGAAGAGGAGTGGGGTTGTGGAAGTTGAGCGATGTTAAGGTTTGGTGGTTAATATTATCCCGTCTAAGGCCGGTTCTTGATTTTGGAAGATTATCCTAGCTTAGACTTGAGGACGGTCTTCGAGCGGGCCTCTATGTTGTTTCAAAGGAATTGTCTTCTGCTTCGGGTGAAAGGATGAAATGGCTTCTTGGTCGGTTGATCGTGGATCCACTTTGTCTTGGGTGTGTGACGTGTGTCCCTTCTTCCAGTAGATGCTCGATCTCTCATTCAGGTGCTTTAAGTTTGTATCGATTACTTCTAGTGTCACAATCATAATTCCAGTTGCTGCTTGATCTCTCACAGTCATACTCTCATTAAAACATGCATGTATCTTACAGTTTGTCAAATAAAATACAGTATGATTTtttctttgaccaaaaaaaatatatgatttttttttcaattcataAACTTCATTGTataaaaagtaagaaaaaaaaaaagtagaatcCTCTTTAATACTTTTGCATCAGAAATGTAAAACCACATTTGTTATAAAAGTGATAAACTACTTTTAAACGGAAAGAATAAAACTTATCCTAAATGGGTTACTTCAAAAAGAAATCCACCATGGAATTAGATATCGAAACGATTTGTATTAACGTACATTCCTTAGTTTCTCTCCTAAGATTGCACATACCTTAGTTTCTCTCATAGCCCCAAATATAACCAATGCATATTGATATTGTGAACTCAATGCACTAAATCATATTTGATTGTAACTGGTCATGAATTCACGTAGAAAAAGCGTGGGGTTGTCTAAGCCAGTTTGAAGTAGACGTTGTAAAAAAGAGTAAACTACACACATTGATCATGAAAGCAAATACAATAAGTAGTAATTATAATTGGAAACGACGTTAAAAGTGTGAGGAGGAAGAATCAAAACGGCTTGAGTTGAGTGTGTAGTGGGAAATGA
This window encodes:
- the LOC103864527 gene encoding probable LRR receptor-like serine/threonine-protein kinase At2g24230, with product MGFGFWGYALILSLFLKQVYCQEPNTDGFFVSEFIKQMSLTSAQAYNFSAPFCSWQGLFCDSKNEHVTVLIATGMGLSGPIPDTTLGKLSKLQSLDLSNNKISALPSDFWSLTTLKSLNLSFNQISGSFPSNVGNFGQLESLDLSHNNFSGQIPEAVDSLVSLRVLKFDHNGFQMSIPRGLLGCQSLVSIDLSSNQLEGSLPDGFASAFPKLKTLNIAGNKIQGRDRDFEDMKSINFLNISGNQFEGSAIGLFKETLEVADLSKNRLQGHISQVDSNWTSLVYLDLSENELSGDIFKNLTLLKKLKHLNLAWNRFNRGVFPRIEMIYGLEYLNLSNTNLSGHIPREISELSDLNTLDVSGNHLSGNIPMLSIKNLAAIDVSRNNLTGEIPMPIIEKLQWMESFNFSYNNLTFCTEKFSPETLTRSFYGSTSSCPIAADPALFKRRRSATGVLKVALAVTLSAMFLLIAALVFVAFGHKRKVKTSEAKDVSVKEEQSISGPFSFQTDSTTWVADVKQANAVPVVIFEKPLLNITFSDLLSATSHFDRDTLLAEGKFGPVYRGFLPGGIHVAVKVLVHGSTLSDQEAARELEFLGRIKHPNLVPLTGYCIAGDQRIAIYEYMENGNLQNLLQDLPFGVQTTDDWSTDTWEEEGDNGIQNIGHEGPVATWRFRHMIALGTARALAFLHHGCSPPMIHRDVKASSVYLDQNLEPRLSDFGLAKVFGSGLDDEITNGSPGYLPPEFLQREQELPTPKSDVYCFGVVLFELVTGKKPVGDEYLDEKDTDLVTWVRSLVRKSQGSKAVDPKIQQTGSEDQMEEALKIGYLCTADLPSKRPSMQQVVGLLKDIEPKPNQ